A single window of Lacerta agilis isolate rLacAgi1 chromosome 12, rLacAgi1.pri, whole genome shotgun sequence DNA harbors:
- the DAZL gene encoding deleted in azoospermia-like, translated as MSAANQDSQNITREENAQLPATSQGYVLPEGKIMPNTIFVGGIDIRMDETEIRSFFARYGTVKEVKIITDRTGVSKGYGFVSFLDNVDVQKIVESQINFHGKKLKLGPAIRKHPNLCAYHVPPRPVLINSPTPQFHSVWSNQEAYLQPPAVMSPVTQYVQAYPYGSPALLIQQQVPVGFQPAYNYQVPPQWPPGEPRNYIVPPAYTMNYGGDLEVGAEQAECSMAETAQSCGNSPQKKSVDRSIQTVVSCLCNPDNRLRNNIVTQEDYLKEKRAHHFRRSRAVLKSV; from the exons ATG TCTGCTGCAAATCAAGACTCCCAAAACATTACCCGAGAAGAAAATGCTCAGTTGCCTGCAACAAGCCAAGGCTATGTTCTGCCTGAAGGGAAAATCATGCCAAATACCATTTTTGTGGGTGGAATTGACATTCGG ATGGATGAGACAGAAATTCGGAGCTTCTTTGCACGATATGGCACTGTTAAAGAAGTGAAAATAATCACTGACAGAACTGGTGTGTCCAAGGG ATATGGATTTGTGTCATTTTTGGACAATGTCGATGTACAGAAAATAGTAGAA TCACAAATCAACTTTCATGGGAAGAAACTCAAACTAGGACCTGCAATAAGAAAACACCCAAACCTAT GTGCCTATCATGTGCCACCGAGACCAGTGCTGATTAATTCGCCCACACCTCAATTCCACAGCGTTTGGAGCAACCAGGAAGCATATTTGCAGCCTCCAGCTGTTATGAGTCCTGTCACACAATATGTTCAG gCATATCCTTATGGGTCACCAGCTTTATTAATTCAGCAACAGGTACCTGTAGGGTTTCAACCTGCTTACAACTATCAG gttcCACCACAATGGCCACCTGGAGAACCCAGAAACTATATTGTGCCTCCG GCTTATACCATGAATTATGGTGGTGATTTGGAGGTAGGCGCAGAACAGGCAGAGTGTTCTATGGCCGAGACTGCACAGTCCTGTGGAAACAGTCCACAAAAG AAATCTGTGGACCGAAGCATACAGACAGTCGTGTCATGTCTGTGTAATCCAGACAACAGACTGAGGAACAATATTGTAACTCAGGAGGACTATCTTAAG GAGAAAAGGGCACATCATTTTAGAAGAAGCAGAGCTGTACTCAAATCTGTTTGA